Within Candidatus Bathyarchaeota archaeon, the genomic segment CGAAGAAAAAAATGCAGAACCCGCATCTCCTGACTTCATCAAGAAACAACTCAAAGAAGTAGAAGACCAAATCACACCTATCCTGCTAAACCAACTTAAACAAAACTTAACTAAGACCAAACTCAGCACCAAAGGTGTAGAGAAAGCCGTCAAAGTAACCGCTGAACAATACAAACGCGCGCTTATGGAGCCCGGTGAAGCAGTCGGTATCGTCGCAGCCCAGTCAATCGGTGAACCTGGTACACAGATGACTCTTAGAACCTTCCACTATGCAGGTGTCAAAGAACAAAACGTCACCTTAGGTTTACCGCGTCTTATCGAAATCGTGGATGCACGCAGAATTCCCTCAACCCCAATCATGACTATCTACTTGACAGGAGAACACGCTAAGAGCAAAGAAGCAGCCGTAGAAGTAGCCCGCAACATCATCTACACCTCCGTTGAGAACTTGGCTTCAGCCATCTATGAAGACCCCGTGCGCGAAGAAATCATAATCGAACTTAACAAGCAAATGATGGAAGACCGCGCAATAACCATGGAGGAACTCAAAGAGAAACTTGAACTGCAAAACGCAACCGTCACAGTCACTGATAACACTGTAGAAATTAAACCCAAGAAAGCCGAACAAATAAAACGTATGCTCACCAAAGTGCCTGGATTCCAAGTGAAAGGTGTCCCAGACATCAAACGCGTCTTGGTCACTGAGGAAAGCGGCGAGTGGGTTATCCGCACCGACGGCTCAAACCTAGCTAAGGTTTTGGAAATTGAAGGCGTTGACACATCCCGCACAACTACAAACAACATACACGAAATCGCCAAAACCCTTGGAGTCGAAGCGGCACGCAACGCTTTGGTTCATGAAGCTAAAGGTGTGCTCGAAGACCAAGGCTTAGACGTTGATGTTCGTCACGTTATGCTCGTAGCTGACATGATGACTACAACTGGTGATGTGCAGCAAATCGGTCGCCACGGCATCAGCGGCAAGAAAGCCAGTGTGCTCGCGCGCGCCGCATTCGAAATCACTGTTCCCAACATCGTTGAAGCTGCCGTCAAGGGAGAAAGCGATCCTTTGGCTGGTGTGACAGAAAACGTTATAGTTGGGCAGTCTATACCAATCGGCACAGGCTTAGTTGAACTCTACATGTCAACTTTCGAACGTCAAGATAAAGATGGAGGAAAAACAGAACAATGATAGACATAGATAAGGCATTAGCGTCAGCAGTGAAAACAGGTAAGGTATCCTTTGGATCCAATGTTGCATTGCAGAACGCCAAAACAGGCAAGGCTAAAATGATTGTATTAGCCTCAAACTGTCCACAAGACATAAAAGAACAAATCGAATACTATGGAGAAATCTCTAAAGTCCCCGTGATAACCTACAAAGGTGGCTCAATGGATTTAGCTGAAGTCTGCGGCAAGCTCTTTATTATCTCTGCAATGAGCATCCGCGAAACAGGGGACTCAGAAATTCTCAAGATAATCGATCAACAATAAAAAAATAAAATAATGGAGGAAAAAAACTGACAACTGGCATAAAAATCACCTGCGACGAAATGCGCTACATAGCTCTCTTTGAAAGCATAAGCGGCGCCAGCGTGAAAGACTGCATTATCGACGAAGAACAAGAACGAGCCATCTTCATCGTAAACCAAGGCCAAGTAGGCGTAGCAATCGGCAAAGGCGGACGCAACATCCACACCCTCGAACGCATGACCGGCAAAAAACACGAAATCATCGAATACAGCGAAGACCCCGTTACCTTCATGAAAAACGCCCTCAAACCCGCTACAGTCCGCGAAATCCGCGTATCCGAACGCACCGACGGCAAAAAAATGGCAGTCATTACCGTAAACCCCAAAGACAAAGGCGTCGCAATAGGTAAAAACGGCAAGAACGCAGAACGTTTGCGATTTTTAGCAAAACGCTACTTCGACATCCAGAACGTAAGCATCACCTAAGTTCAGTCCGCAGTGTCGGCTGACTAGGCGATGAACCGTTGCTGTTCATCGATAATGTAAATTCTATCCGTATACAGGTCGCTTTCTGAACTTGGGTTTTAGAGGTTTGTTTAGAAACCTTGACTAAGCTTTGTCAACAAACCTATACAACAAGTCTTTTATTCTAAAAACTTCTGCCGAGGTTATTGGTGACTAAGTGATGAAACATTCCTGGTTAGTGGCTTTTGTTACAGTTACCCTCTTAACTTTAAGCCCCATAGTTGCGCAGCTTGCACCAACCGCAACCGCCTCAAGCGACTGGTCAATGTTTCGCCACGATGCAGAACACACAGGCAATTCAAACTCGACCCAATCAAACGCAGCTTACC encodes:
- a CDS encoding 50S ribosomal protein L30e, whose product is MIDIDKALASAVKTGKVSFGSNVALQNAKTGKAKMIVLASNCPQDIKEQIEYYGEISKVPVITYKGGSMDLAEVCGKLFIISAMSIRETGDSEILKIIDQQ
- a CDS encoding NusA-like transcription termination signal-binding factor, giving the protein MTCDEMRYIALFESISGASVKDCIIDEEQERAIFIVNQGQVGVAIGKGGRNIHTLERMTGKKHEIIEYSEDPVTFMKNALKPATVREIRVSERTDGKKMAVITVNPKDKGVAIGKNGKNAERLRFLAKRYFDIQNVSIT